In a single window of the Novosphingobium sp. IK01 genome:
- a CDS encoding phage major tail tube protein: MGLPRTLQNLMLFNEGQSYVGEVKTVTLPTLTRKLEEYRGGGMSAPVKLDMGMEALEMKSVFGGPERAMLRQFGVVRVNGVYLRFVGFYQQQDTGQSDTIEIVVRGRHAEIEMGDQELGSAADFTVTSALAYYKLIWNGRTEIEIDPLNMVQIVDGVDLMAEQRSALGLF, encoded by the coding sequence ATGGGATTGCCCCGCACGCTCCAGAACCTGATGCTGTTCAACGAAGGCCAGTCCTATGTGGGCGAGGTCAAGACGGTCACCCTGCCCACGCTCACCCGCAAGCTCGAAGAATACCGGGGCGGGGGCATGTCTGCCCCGGTCAAGCTCGATATGGGCATGGAAGCGCTGGAGATGAAGTCCGTCTTCGGCGGCCCCGAGCGCGCGATGCTGCGCCAGTTCGGCGTGGTGCGCGTCAACGGTGTCTACCTGCGCTTCGTCGGCTTCTACCAGCAGCAGGATACCGGGCAGAGCGACACGATCGAGATCGTCGTGCGCGGCCGCCATGCCGAGATCGAGATGGGCGATCAGGAACTGGGCTCGGCGGCCGATTTCACGGTCACCTCGGCGCTCGCCTACTACAAGCTGATCTGGAACGGCCGCACGGAAATCGAGATCGACCCGCTCAACATGGTCCAGATCGTCGATGGCGTGGACCTCATGGCCGAGCAGCGCAGCGCGCTCGGCCTGTTCTGA
- a CDS encoding GPW/gp25 family protein, which produces MAHDTGAALDGLDHIRQSVADILSTPMGTRVGRRDYGSLVPELIDQPMTPANILRLYAATAVALTRWEDRLRLRRVGLVVGEQPGSAQVVLDARRTDTASANALVRLSIPLTS; this is translated from the coding sequence ATGGCACACGATACCGGGGCCGCGCTCGATGGCCTCGACCATATTCGCCAGTCGGTTGCCGACATTCTCTCGACGCCCATGGGCACGCGCGTCGGGCGCCGTGACTATGGCTCGCTGGTGCCCGAGCTGATCGACCAGCCCATGACGCCCGCCAATATCCTGCGCCTCTATGCCGCCACCGCTGTCGCGCTCACCCGCTGGGAGGACCGCCTGCGCCTGCGCCGTGTCGGCCTGGTTGTCGGGGAGCAGCCCGGTTCCGCGCAAGTCGTGCTCGATGCCCGGCGCACCGATACCGCCTCGGCCAATGCCCTCGTGCGCCTGTCCATCCCGCTTACTTCGTAA
- a CDS encoding baseplate J/gp47 family protein, translating to MADATFTAVDLSRLPAPDIIEDLDFETILADAAAQMRAEMAKSGLTFETRDSDPATKLLQVFAYYAQMLRQRINDAARAVMPAYAVKADLDHIAALFGITRLTITPANPATGTPAVMEDDTDFRRRMVLAPEGYSVAGPEGAYISHTLSADANVLDASATGPQPDDIKALVLGVLADHAAPADLVAAMTSALDTARWPGSVVVSVLARTGDGTAPAELIDTVAAYVSDETRRPLTDWVTVQSARIVPYAVDATLTTFSGPDGGVVLAAAQASLDAYTKASHRLGRDITRSAIFAALSVEGVQNVILREPAQDIVISRQQAPYCTGMSVAYAGVGE from the coding sequence ATGGCCGATGCTACCTTCACCGCTGTCGATCTCTCGCGCCTGCCCGCGCCTGACATCATCGAGGATCTCGATTTCGAGACGATCCTTGCCGATGCCGCCGCGCAGATGCGTGCAGAAATGGCCAAAAGCGGCCTGACCTTCGAGACCCGCGACAGCGATCCGGCCACCAAGCTCCTTCAGGTCTTCGCCTATTACGCCCAGATGCTGCGCCAGCGCATCAATGATGCCGCGCGCGCGGTCATGCCGGCCTATGCCGTCAAGGCCGACCTCGACCATATCGCCGCCCTGTTCGGCATCACCCGCCTGACCATAACCCCGGCCAACCCCGCCACCGGCACGCCCGCCGTGATGGAGGACGACACCGATTTCCGCCGTCGCATGGTCCTCGCGCCCGAGGGCTATTCGGTGGCCGGGCCGGAAGGAGCCTATATTTCCCACACGCTGTCCGCCGATGCGAACGTGCTCGATGCCAGCGCCACCGGCCCGCAGCCCGACGACATCAAGGCCCTCGTGCTGGGCGTTCTGGCCGACCATGCGGCTCCGGCCGATCTGGTCGCGGCCATGACCAGCGCGCTCGACACCGCGCGCTGGCCCGGATCGGTCGTGGTCTCGGTCCTCGCGCGCACGGGCGACGGAACCGCCCCGGCCGAGCTGATCGACACCGTCGCGGCCTATGTCTCCGACGAGACGCGCCGCCCGCTGACCGACTGGGTCACCGTCCAGTCGGCCCGGATCGTCCCCTATGCCGTCGATGCCACGCTCACCACGTTTAGCGGCCCGGATGGCGGCGTGGTGCTGGCGGCGGCGCAGGCCAGTCTCGACGCCTATACCAAAGCCAGCCATCGCCTCGGCCGCGACATCACCCGCTCGGCGATCTTCGCCGCGCTCAGCGTCGAGGGCGTGCAGAACGTCATCCTGCGCGAGCCGGCGCAGGACATCGTGATCTCGCGCCAGCAGGCCCCCTATTGCACGGGCATGTCGGTCGCCTATGCCGGGGTAGGGGAGTGA
- a CDS encoding tail fiber assembly protein: MIYFSPSTCGFYEDGQGAAPPPDAIAITAAERDRALADLRPGHRIVAGEGGRPVVAPATLTTDEVLAVVRRRRNALLAACDWTQAADSPIASADRSAWAEYRQALRTLPETITDPASIVWPDAPTQKDPA; encoded by the coding sequence ATGATCTACTTCAGCCCCTCGACATGCGGCTTCTACGAGGACGGGCAGGGCGCCGCGCCCCCGCCCGATGCCATCGCGATCACCGCCGCCGAGCGCGACCGCGCGCTGGCCGATCTGCGCCCCGGTCACCGGATCGTCGCCGGGGAGGGCGGAAGGCCGGTGGTCGCGCCCGCCACGCTCACCACCGACGAGGTGCTGGCCGTGGTCCGCCGTCGTCGCAACGCCCTGCTGGCCGCCTGCGACTGGACGCAGGCCGCCGACAGCCCAATTGCTTCCGCAGATCGCAGCGCCTGGGCGGAATACCGTCAGGCCCTGCGGACCCTCCCCGAAACCATCACCGACCCGGCCAGCATCGTCTGGCCGGACGCCCCCACGCAAAAGGATCCGGCATGA
- a CDS encoding DNA adenine methylase: MSTPFVLVRPVSPPAGYIGGKRNLSRRICAIIEATPHTSYAEPFVGMGGIFLRRARRPRAEAINDISGDVVTLFRCLAEHYPYLIDMLRFRVASRAEFERLLAQPPERLTDLQRAVRFLYVQRLAFGGRVAGRTFGVDASSPARFDVGKLEPMLAEIHERLQSVVIERLPYAEFIRRYDRAGALFYLDPPYWACERDYGPDVFTREDFAALASQLATIKGKFLVSLNDTQGVRETFAAFNLTPITTTYTVGAKSRPARELLISNFPPPGNDN; encoded by the coding sequence ATGTCTACCCCTTTTGTTCTCGTTCGCCCCGTTTCTCCACCAGCCGGTTACATCGGTGGAAAACGCAACCTTTCCCGTCGTATCTGCGCCATCATCGAGGCCACGCCCCACACCAGCTATGCCGAGCCTTTCGTGGGCATGGGCGGCATCTTCCTGCGCCGGGCGCGGCGCCCCAGGGCCGAGGCGATCAACGACATTTCCGGCGACGTCGTCACCCTGTTCCGCTGCCTTGCCGAACACTATCCCTACCTGATCGACATGCTGCGCTTCCGCGTTGCAAGCCGGGCCGAGTTCGAGCGCCTGCTGGCCCAGCCTCCCGAACGCCTGACCGACCTGCAACGCGCGGTGCGCTTCCTCTACGTCCAGCGCCTGGCCTTCGGCGGCCGGGTCGCGGGCCGCACTTTCGGTGTCGATGCCTCCTCGCCCGCGCGCTTCGACGTGGGCAAGCTCGAACCGATGCTGGCCGAGATCCACGAGCGCCTGCAATCCGTGGTCATCGAGCGCCTGCCCTATGCCGAGTTCATCCGCCGCTACGACCGCGCGGGCGCCCTATTCTACCTCGACCCGCCCTACTGGGCCTGCGAGCGCGACTACGGCCCCGACGTCTTCACCCGCGAGGACTTCGCCGCGCTCGCCAGCCAGCTCGCCACCATCAAGGGCAAGTTCCTGGTCTCCCTCAACGACACCCAGGGCGTGCGCGAAACCTTCGCCGCCTTCAACCTCACCCCCATCACCACGACCTACACCGTTGGCGCCAAGTCCCGCCCGGCCCGAGAACTGCTCATCAGCAACTTCCCGCCCCCCGGTAACGATAACTGA
- a CDS encoding contractile injection system protein, VgrG/Pvc8 family, which translates to MIQALTNIPDWRVTLEDTDLTERMRPRLVSLTISEKRGDEADQLDIVLDDADGLLAIPPEGARLLVMLGWKQGRDVAPGLVHKGSFKVDEVNHSGPPDQIRIRARAADFTSAIRNRREQSWANTTLGTVLQDIAGRNALSLRIAPDLAAIALPALHQSRESDTAFLRRLGRENDAVATIKTGTLIFARKGAGTTSTGQPLPTLALTRRSGDGHSWQRQTRDGQAGVTAHWHDRKAARHRAVTMGKAEGAKTLRKTYPDEASARRAATAEHTRLKRAPATLDMRLALGRPDAIPEARVTLTGFKPEIDATPWLITEVTHRLDNADGFITELKMEVSSN; encoded by the coding sequence ATGATCCAAGCCCTCACCAACATCCCCGACTGGCGCGTCACCCTCGAGGACACCGACCTGACCGAGCGCATGCGCCCGCGCCTGGTCTCGCTGACCATCTCGGAAAAGCGCGGCGACGAGGCCGACCAGCTCGACATCGTGCTCGACGATGCCGATGGCCTGCTGGCGATCCCGCCCGAGGGAGCGCGCCTGCTGGTCATGCTGGGGTGGAAACAGGGGCGCGACGTGGCCCCCGGCCTCGTCCACAAGGGCAGCTTCAAGGTCGACGAGGTGAACCACAGCGGCCCGCCCGACCAGATCCGCATCCGCGCGCGGGCCGCCGATTTTACCAGCGCGATCCGCAACCGCCGCGAACAGAGCTGGGCGAACACCACGCTGGGCACCGTCTTGCAGGACATCGCCGGGCGCAACGCCCTGTCCTTGCGCATCGCGCCCGATCTGGCGGCCATTGCCTTGCCCGCGCTCCACCAGAGCCGCGAGAGCGACACCGCCTTCCTGCGCCGCCTCGGCCGCGAGAACGACGCCGTCGCCACCATCAAGACCGGCACCCTGATCTTCGCGCGCAAGGGCGCGGGCACCACCAGCACGGGCCAGCCCCTGCCAACCCTCGCACTCACCCGCCGCAGCGGCGATGGCCATTCATGGCAGCGCCAGACGCGCGACGGGCAGGCCGGTGTCACCGCCCACTGGCACGACCGCAAGGCCGCCCGCCACCGCGCCGTCACCATGGGCAAGGCCGAAGGCGCGAAAACCCTGCGCAAGACCTACCCCGACGAAGCCAGCGCCCGCCGCGCCGCCACCGCCGAACACACCCGCCTCAAACGCGCCCCCGCCACCCTCGACATGCGCCTCGCCCTGGGCCGCCCCGACGCCATCCCCGAAGCCCGCGTCACCCTCACCGGCTTCAAACCCGAAATCGACGCCACCCCATGGCTGATCACCGAAGTAACCCACCGCCTCGACAACGCAGACGGCTTCATCACCGAGTTGAAGATGGAGGTTTCGTCAAATTAA
- a CDS encoding BrnT family toxin → MKIVWDEPKRLANIAKHGIDFALIDAGFFAASHVGHAKNGRYFAVGELNGVIVVIFATLGTEGVSIISARPANRKERSLLA, encoded by the coding sequence ATGAAAATCGTATGGGACGAGCCGAAGCGTCTCGCTAACATTGCCAAGCACGGCATTGATTTTGCGTTGATTGATGCCGGCTTTTTCGCGGCATCCCATGTCGGTCATGCCAAAAATGGCCGCTATTTTGCGGTAGGAGAGTTGAATGGCGTGATCGTGGTAATCTTTGCGACCTTGGGAACAGAAGGCGTTTCCATCATCTCGGCCCGCCCCGCGAACCGTAAGGAAAGGAGCCTGTTGGCATGA
- a CDS encoding phage baseplate assembly protein V, with protein MATTSDPEHLTGDVLRLGVVAAVDPGGATCMVESGGVVAGPLPWVAWRAGGLRVWAPPSVGEQCLVLSPEGDLGNGIVLPGLYCDAFPAPSDQPDLVCFAFADGAWIGYDPVRHALAVTLPEGGTAALDAPGGLTIHGDVTINGSLTASGDVVGEGVSLKGHRHSGVQAGSGQTGAPV; from the coding sequence ATGGCGACCACTTCCGATCCTGAACACCTTACCGGCGATGTCCTGCGCCTTGGCGTGGTGGCGGCTGTTGATCCGGGCGGGGCGACCTGCATGGTGGAGAGCGGGGGTGTGGTTGCCGGGCCTTTGCCTTGGGTGGCGTGGCGGGCCGGGGGCTTGCGGGTCTGGGCGCCGCCTTCGGTGGGTGAGCAGTGCCTGGTGCTTTCGCCCGAGGGGGATCTGGGCAACGGGATCGTGTTGCCGGGGCTCTATTGTGATGCTTTTCCGGCGCCGTCCGATCAGCCTGATCTTGTCTGTTTTGCTTTCGCCGATGGGGCTTGGATCGGCTATGATCCGGTGCGTCATGCGCTGGCTGTCACGCTGCCCGAAGGGGGCACCGCCGCGCTCGATGCGCCCGGCGGGCTGACCATCCATGGCGATGTCACCATCAATGGCAGCCTGACCGCCAGCGGCGATGTCGTGGGGGAGGGGGTTTCCCTCAAGGGCCACCGGCATTCCGGCGTGCAGGCCGGCAGTGGCCAGACCGGGGCGCCGGTATGA
- a CDS encoding phage tail sheath subtilisin-like domain-containing protein, whose protein sequence is MPFKHGITLTEISTGARTLTAVSTAILGLVATAPDADADAFPLDRPVLVTDIETAIGKAGLAGTLARSLRAIADHTRPVLVVVRVAEGADDAATASNVIGTTTAEGTKTGMQALLAAQAQLGVKPKILGTPGLETQAVTAALAVIAKKLRGFVYARALGATITEATAYRANFSERELMLLMPDFLAWDTATSANVTSYAAARAMGLRALIDEQTGPHKTLSNVAVSGVVGLTQDIHWDIEDMTSDAGVLNAAQVTALIRSDSGFRFWGNRTCADDPLFVFESTVRVAQLLADTVARGMVWAMDKDLTPSLARDIVETVNGFFLDLKTAGVILGAKAWFDETDNPVDSLKAGKLRIDYDYAVPPPLEDLGFNQRITDSYFADFASQLSQAG, encoded by the coding sequence ATGCCCTTCAAACATGGTATCACCCTGACCGAGATCAGCACCGGCGCCCGGACGCTGACCGCTGTTTCCACCGCGATCCTTGGCCTTGTCGCCACCGCGCCCGACGCCGATGCCGATGCGTTCCCGCTCGACCGCCCGGTCCTCGTGACCGACATCGAGACCGCCATCGGCAAGGCCGGGCTGGCCGGCACGCTAGCCCGCTCGCTGCGCGCGATTGCCGACCATACCCGCCCGGTCCTGGTCGTGGTGCGCGTGGCCGAAGGGGCCGACGATGCGGCCACCGCCAGCAACGTGATCGGCACGACCACCGCCGAGGGCACGAAGACCGGCATGCAGGCCCTGCTCGCCGCGCAGGCGCAGCTGGGCGTCAAGCCCAAGATCCTGGGCACGCCCGGCCTTGAGACACAGGCCGTCACCGCCGCGCTCGCGGTGATCGCCAAGAAGCTGCGCGGGTTTGTCTATGCCCGCGCGCTGGGCGCGACGATCACCGAAGCGACCGCCTATCGCGCCAATTTCAGCGAGCGCGAGCTGATGCTGCTGATGCCCGACTTCCTCGCCTGGGACACCGCCACCAGCGCCAACGTGACCAGCTATGCCGCCGCCCGCGCCATGGGCCTGCGCGCACTGATCGACGAGCAGACCGGCCCGCACAAGACCCTGTCGAACGTCGCCGTCTCGGGCGTGGTCGGCCTTACGCAGGACATCCACTGGGACATCGAGGACATGACCAGCGATGCCGGCGTGCTCAACGCCGCGCAAGTCACCGCGCTGATCCGCTCGGACAGCGGCTTCCGCTTCTGGGGCAACCGCACCTGTGCCGACGATCCGCTGTTCGTGTTCGAGAGCACCGTGCGCGTGGCCCAGTTGCTGGCCGATACCGTGGCGCGCGGCATGGTCTGGGCGATGGACAAGGATCTCACGCCCTCGCTCGCGCGCGACATCGTCGAGACGGTCAACGGCTTCTTCCTCGATCTCAAGACTGCGGGCGTGATCCTGGGCGCGAAGGCCTGGTTCGACGAGACCGACAACCCCGTCGACAGCCTCAAGGCGGGCAAGTTGCGGATCGACTACGATTATGCGGTGCCCCCGCCGCTCGAAGACCTCGGCTTCAACCAGCGCATCACCGACAGCTACTTCGCCGATTTTGCCAGCCAGCTCTCGCAGGCGGGCTGA
- a CDS encoding phage tail tape measure protein: MADRNLRLQVILEGLDRLTSPLRSITGASAAARQDLARTHEQLKALDAQQQQVGRYKAAETRYADDARQYEALQARLAALRQQLDATEAPTKKLRAEFEKVERQTGQTAQRLEQGGAALQKLSAGLSAAGIDVLDLARHEERLATQTQEANATLRQQTAQLDKVNAARRASEKMGEISSKATGMGLSAIAAGTATAAPLVVATKQAMTLESAMADVRKVVNFPTPQAFAQMSDDILEMSTRIPMSAEGIAQIVAAAGRAAVPRKELLGFAEDAAKMGVAFDSTAEEAGTTMAKWRTAFELPQSGVVALADQINALTNSFGGDVGAVTDMVTRIGPLGKVGGLAASQIAAMSQVLSSVGVESEVGATGIKNMMLALTKGAAATRSQRDAFKSLGLDAGQVAKDMQRDAGGTITDVMKRLQALPKEAQAGALTDLFGSESVAAIAPMLTSLDQLQANFALVGDKSQYAGSMNQEYLSAVSTTQGATGLAANALSGLNITMGQALLPTVVAVSQKVTEAANVMRHWAQEHPAMTKAIMLFLGVGAGLLVLLGGLALAFGALTAAAAPLGIALGPLLLIVAGIAALAAAAYLVYDNWGPISAWFGGIWQGIRDMASGALAFLVNAFLTFTPLGLLVQAFAPALAYLQSLNFTEIGRNLIQGLINGITSMLGAVAATITGVGSSLVTLLKAKLGIHSPSRVFAGLGGFVMAGLDQGLAENTAGPLQRIASLSDAMTAGFRADGGAMLGRIGDASGQIASAVALGAAVPAAALPAPAQGAGPGAPTATVAPASYTITINAGTAPAPDIAREVRKVIEDIERERRGRGFGDG, encoded by the coding sequence ATGGCCGACCGTAACCTTCGCCTGCAAGTCATCCTCGAAGGGCTGGACAGGTTGACCAGCCCGCTCCGGTCGATCACCGGTGCCTCGGCCGCCGCGCGTCAGGATCTGGCGCGCACGCACGAGCAGCTCAAGGCGCTCGATGCGCAGCAGCAGCAGGTGGGCCGCTACAAGGCTGCCGAAACCCGCTATGCGGACGACGCGCGCCAGTACGAGGCCTTGCAGGCAAGGCTGGCCGCCCTGCGCCAGCAGCTCGACGCGACCGAAGCCCCGACGAAGAAGCTGCGGGCCGAGTTCGAGAAAGTCGAGCGCCAGACCGGCCAGACCGCGCAGAGGCTGGAGCAGGGCGGGGCCGCCCTGCAAAAGCTGTCGGCCGGGCTAAGCGCTGCCGGGATCGACGTGCTCGACCTTGCCCGGCACGAGGAACGCCTCGCCACCCAGACGCAGGAGGCGAACGCCACCCTGCGCCAGCAGACCGCCCAGCTCGACAAGGTCAACGCCGCCCGCCGCGCGTCGGAGAAGATGGGCGAGATCAGTTCGAAGGCCACCGGCATGGGCCTCTCGGCCATCGCCGCCGGCACGGCCACCGCCGCGCCGTTGGTGGTGGCGACCAAGCAGGCCATGACGCTGGAGAGCGCGATGGCCGACGTGCGCAAGGTCGTCAATTTTCCCACGCCCCAGGCCTTTGCCCAGATGTCCGACGATATTCTGGAGATGAGCACGCGCATCCCGATGTCGGCCGAGGGGATCGCCCAGATCGTGGCCGCCGCCGGGCGCGCCGCCGTGCCGCGCAAGGAACTGCTGGGCTTTGCCGAGGATGCCGCCAAAATGGGCGTCGCCTTCGACAGCACCGCCGAAGAGGCCGGGACGACCATGGCCAAGTGGCGCACCGCCTTCGAGCTGCCCCAGTCCGGCGTGGTCGCGCTGGCCGACCAGATCAACGCGCTGACCAACAGCTTTGGCGGCGATGTCGGCGCGGTGACCGACATGGTCACGCGGATCGGCCCGCTGGGCAAGGTCGGCGGGCTGGCCGCCTCGCAGATCGCGGCGATGAGTCAGGTCTTGTCGAGCGTGGGCGTGGAATCCGAAGTGGGGGCCACGGGCATCAAAAACATGATGCTCGCGCTCACCAAGGGCGCGGCGGCGACCAGATCGCAGCGCGATGCCTTCAAATCGCTCGGCCTCGATGCCGGGCAGGTCGCGAAGGACATGCAGCGCGACGCGGGCGGCACGATCACCGATGTGATGAAGCGCCTTCAGGCCCTGCCCAAGGAGGCACAGGCGGGCGCGCTGACCGACCTGTTCGGCTCGGAGAGCGTCGCGGCCATCGCGCCGATGCTAACCAGCCTCGACCAGTTGCAGGCCAACTTCGCGCTGGTGGGCGACAAGAGCCAGTACGCCGGGTCGATGAATCAGGAATACCTGTCGGCGGTCTCCACCACGCAAGGGGCGACTGGCCTTGCCGCCAATGCGCTCTCGGGCCTCAACATCACCATGGGGCAGGCGCTGCTGCCCACGGTCGTCGCCGTGTCGCAGAAGGTGACCGAGGCGGCCAATGTCATGCGCCACTGGGCGCAGGAACACCCGGCGATGACCAAGGCGATCATGCTGTTTCTGGGGGTGGGGGCCGGGCTGCTGGTCCTGCTGGGCGGGCTGGCGCTGGCCTTTGGGGCGCTGACGGCTGCCGCCGCGCCGCTGGGCATCGCGCTGGGGCCGCTGCTGCTGATCGTGGCGGGCATCGCCGCCCTCGCTGCCGCCGCCTATCTGGTCTACGACAACTGGGGGCCGATCAGCGCGTGGTTCGGCGGGATCTGGCAGGGCATCAGGGACATGGCCTCGGGGGCGCTGGCGTTTCTGGTCAATGCCTTCCTGACCTTCACGCCGCTGGGCCTGCTGGTTCAGGCCTTCGCGCCCGCGCTGGCCTATCTGCAATCGCTCAATTTTACCGAGATCGGGCGCAATCTCATTCAGGGGCTGATCAACGGGATTACCTCGATGCTCGGCGCGGTGGCGGCGACGATCACGGGCGTTGGCAGTTCGCTGGTCACCCTGCTCAAGGCCAAGCTCGGCATTCATTCGCCCTCGCGGGTCTTTGCCGGGCTGGGCGGCTTTGTGATGGCCGGGCTCGATCAGGGGCTGGCCGAGAACACCGCCGGGCCGCTCCAGCGCATCGCCAGCCTGTCCGACGCGATGACCGCGGGCTTCCGCGCCGATGGCGGGGCCATGCTGGGCCGCATCGGCGATGCCTCGGGCCAGATTGCCAGCGCGGTGGCGCTCGGCGCGGCTGTGCCCGCCGCCGCGCTACCCGCGCCCGCACAGGGGGCGGGGCCGGGCGCGCCCACCGCCACCGTTGCCCCGGCCAGCTACACGATCACCATCAACGCCGGAACCGCCCCGGCGCCCGACATCGCCCGCGAAGTACGCAAGGTCATCGAGGACATCGAGCGCGAGCGGCGCGGGCGCGGGTTTGGCGATGGATAA
- a CDS encoding BrnA antitoxin family protein, translating to MTGQKFTQADMDAVSDNPDLTEDQIRSMVPFAQAFPELAAKIPTRGPQKAAKKISTTIRLSPEVITHFKAGGPGWQARIDSALKEWVAGH from the coding sequence ATGACCGGACAGAAATTCACGCAAGCCGATATGGATGCTGTCAGCGACAACCCGGATCTTACCGAGGACCAGATCCGCTCGATGGTCCCGTTTGCCCAGGCATTCCCAGAACTGGCGGCAAAAATCCCAACGCGTGGCCCCCAAAAGGCCGCCAAGAAGATTAGCACCACGATCCGACTGTCGCCTGAGGTGATCACGCATTTCAAGGCCGGCGGGCCGGGCTGGCAAGCACGCATCGACTCGGCACTGAAAGAATGGGTGGCGGGACATTGA
- a CDS encoding phage tail protein I: MTVPSILPPGSTPLEKALEQVAARLLDVEVAIRDVWSPDDCPLDLLPWLAWGLSLDNWSTDWPESIKRERVRKAIAIARRKGTAESVRSVVASFGGSVAIREWWQSEPRGLPHTFSLILNLDSAGAPASAAFVDQVIAEVNRAKPARSTFTFTQGLTAQAGIGLVAALRPTIYARLSCTAPAIP, from the coding sequence GTGACCGTCCCTTCGATCCTGCCTCCCGGCTCCACGCCGCTGGAAAAGGCGCTCGAACAGGTCGCCGCGCGGCTGCTCGATGTCGAGGTGGCGATCCGCGATGTCTGGTCGCCTGACGATTGCCCGCTCGACCTGCTGCCCTGGCTGGCCTGGGGCCTGAGTCTCGACAACTGGTCGACCGACTGGCCCGAGAGCATCAAGCGCGAACGCGTGCGCAAGGCCATCGCCATCGCGCGGCGCAAGGGCACGGCAGAATCGGTGCGCTCGGTCGTCGCCAGCTTCGGCGGCTCGGTGGCGATCCGCGAATGGTGGCAGAGCGAGCCGAGGGGCCTTCCGCACACCTTCAGCCTGATCCTCAACCTCGACAGCGCCGGCGCGCCCGCCTCGGCCGCCTTCGTCGATCAGGTCATCGCCGAAGTGAACCGCGCCAAGCCCGCGCGCAGCACGTTCACCTTCACCCAGGGCCTCACCGCGCAGGCCGGGATCGGCCTTGTCGCCGCCCTGCGCCCCACCATCTACGCGCGCCTGTCCTGCACAGCGCCCGCCATCCCCTGA
- a CDS encoding phage tail protein, with translation MHLMALGLFLFQIPTLAHDELQRKTDWRFARSARVGARDAVQFLGAGDEKISLSGSVYAEITDGRVSLDQLREMADQGEALPLLDGSGLVFGSFVIEAIDERHAGLMADGRPLRIDFAIDLLRVDDPAGSMA, from the coding sequence ATGCACCTGATGGCCCTTGGCCTGTTCCTCTTCCAGATCCCCACGCTCGCCCACGACGAATTGCAGCGCAAGACCGACTGGCGCTTTGCCCGCTCGGCCCGCGTGGGCGCGCGCGATGCGGTGCAGTTTCTGGGGGCAGGGGACGAGAAGATCAGCCTCTCGGGCTCGGTCTATGCCGAGATCACCGATGGCCGCGTCTCGCTCGACCAGTTGCGCGAAATGGCCGATCAGGGCGAGGCGCTGCCCCTGCTCGATGGCAGCGGGCTTGTCTTCGGCAGCTTCGTGATCGAGGCGATCGACGAGCGCCACGCCGGGCTCATGGCCGATGGCCGCCCGCTGCGGATCGACTTTGCCATCGACCTTCTGCGGGTCGATGATCCCGCCGGAAGCATGGCATGA
- a CDS encoding GpE family phage tail protein, translated as MADVAVVFHWPPAAMEAMALSDLMGWRDHAARRSRSPARSPETDKRR; from the coding sequence ATGGCCGACGTGGCGGTCGTCTTCCACTGGCCGCCCGCCGCCATGGAGGCGATGGCCCTGTCCGACCTGATGGGCTGGCGTGACCACGCCGCCCGTCGTTCTCGTTCCCCGGCCCGCTCCCCGGAAACCGACAAGAGACGCTGA
- a CDS encoding phage tail assembly protein: MTDTPQLRTVTLDTPIQRGEQTIESVQIRKPRAGELRGLALVDLGQLKVDALGVLLPRITLPPLSPAEVANMDPADLLACGAEIGSFLLQKARRTDALAQ; the protein is encoded by the coding sequence ATGACCGATACCCCCCAGCTCCGCACCGTCACGCTCGACACCCCGATCCAGCGCGGCGAACAGACCATCGAGAGCGTTCAGATCCGCAAGCCCAGGGCGGGCGAGTTGCGCGGACTGGCCCTGGTCGATCTGGGCCAGCTCAAGGTCGATGCGCTCGGCGTGCTGTTGCCGCGCATCACGCTGCCCCCGCTCAGCCCGGCCGAGGTGGCCAACATGGACCCGGCGGACCTCCTCGCCTGCGGGGCCGAGATCGGCAGTTTTTTGTTGCAGAAGGCGCGGCGTACGGATGCCCTCGCACAGTAG